The following DNA comes from Litorilinea aerophila.
ATTGCCGGCATACAACCCGGCCAGTTTCTCTCCTGTCGCCGCCAGGTTGCGGCGGACGACGAATTCCAGCAGCGTCAGCACGCGCAGGCCGATGGCCAGCAGCCGGATCAGGCCGGTGACTCGATCATCCCGTTGGAGATACATGGGAGTCAACGAGAGCGGCCGCCCCTTCAGACGCCCCATGCCCCGTTCAATGACGTACTGCTCCCGGTAGGCCAGCACGGCCTGCTGCAGGGAAAGCAGTCCCGCCGGGGCATTGGTGGCATAGACCCGCCAGCCCAGCCGAGCAAGGGCCTTCTGCAGCGCCGCTTCGTCTACTTCCACCGTCACCCGGACTTCCCGCTCCTGGCGAACGGTTGCCGGCCTGCTTCG
Coding sequences within:
- a CDS encoding IS1634 family transposase, translated to RSRPATVRQEREVRVTVEVDEAALQKALARLGWRVYATNAPAGLLSLQQAVLAYREQYVIERGMGRLKGRPLSLTPMYLQRDDRVTGLIRLLAIGLRVLTLLEFVVRRNLAATGEKLAGLYAGNPTRATARPTAERLLEAFREITLTVIQEPHRIHRYLTPLSEVQQRILALLDFSTEIYARLCADSAKPS